The DNA window TGTCTTTCCTCGATGTGTGGGTAAATCTGGCACATGGAAACCAGCTCGAAATTGCGCGTATCCCAGACCTTGACGATGAACTTTTCCGCCGCGCCGTATTTCACATTCTCATTAACGCAAATATAGAAGAAGCGATTATCCGATGAGAACCCATCGAACTGAAATACGCCAGCTAAATCCAGCGATATGCGTCCAAGTAGCTTCCCCGACCTCGGTGATCGAAATCTACCCTTCGCATAAACTTGAAGATCAGGCCGAAAGACAAGGTTTTTAACTGAATCCAGTTCGATGGTAGATTTGAACTGGAACTCTGCCGTCGAAATGTCAAAGGAACCG is part of the Lignipirellula cremea genome and encodes:
- a CDS encoding WD40 repeat domain-containing protein, with product MKEQSTEALIVQNPKLFFPGSFDISTAEFQFKSTIELDSVKNLVFRPDLQVYAKGRFRSPRSGKLLGRISLDLAGVFQFDGFSSDNRFFYICVNENVKYGAAEKFIVKVWDTRNFELVSMCQIYPHIEERQNLSKALVALSPDGRTLLVSEDFDDGKRNAFQGWDLKTGRREPRMQLVHSGAVVGVAFSDDGKKVCTAGGSPCQVKVWSLADPAADNGYNPE